The following are encoded in a window of Pseudomonas sp. St316 genomic DNA:
- a CDS encoding YkgJ family cysteine cluster protein: protein MEKNTIRFACNGCGICCKGRLIPLTLDEARQWLHRGHEVAVVLEAFDESTWPSAPGQFAHSAQRAVEVTSGDARIRVVAVLAGNALTQCRNLGDDGRCGIYEERPLVCRIYPMEINPFIALRPADKICPPEVWETGEVLFTDRVVDPILADQIDRSRQADRDDAEAKIALCEAMGMNVAAWKGNALAVYLPDRAQLAEAIIRYDRAPVAPTGLDWKVRVETPALAQRLLQVGVALDDQQSTGYIFQNL from the coding sequence ATGGAAAAAAACACGATCCGCTTTGCCTGCAACGGCTGCGGGATCTGCTGCAAGGGCCGGCTGATTCCACTGACGTTGGATGAGGCAAGGCAATGGCTACACCGTGGCCATGAGGTGGCGGTCGTACTGGAGGCGTTCGATGAGTCAACCTGGCCTTCGGCGCCAGGGCAATTCGCCCACAGCGCCCAAAGGGCCGTGGAAGTCACTAGTGGCGACGCCCGGATTCGTGTCGTCGCGGTACTGGCGGGCAATGCGCTGACGCAGTGCCGTAATCTCGGCGACGACGGTCGTTGCGGTATCTATGAAGAGCGGCCGTTGGTCTGTCGAATCTACCCGATGGAAATCAATCCGTTCATTGCCTTGCGTCCTGCCGACAAAATCTGTCCTCCTGAGGTCTGGGAGACGGGCGAGGTCTTGTTTACCGACCGCGTTGTCGATCCGATCCTGGCCGATCAGATCGACCGTTCCCGCCAGGCGGACAGGGACGATGCCGAGGCCAAGATTGCGCTGTGTGAAGCGATGGGCATGAATGTCGCCGCTTGGAAGGGCAACGCGTTGGCGGTGTACTTGCCTGATCGGGCGCAATTGGCTGAAGCGATCATTCGCTACGATCGCGCCCCAGTGGCACCGACAGGCCTGGATTGGAAAGTGCGGGTCGAAACGCCGGCCTTGGCCCAACGACTGCTGCAAGTGGGTGTCGCACTGGATGATCAACAGTCAACCGGCTACATCTTCCAAAATCTTTAG
- a CDS encoding alpha/beta hydrolase, whose amino-acid sequence MDTTLNQQSVPRHGRLLTPAILVFAMMQLGALGFASSQANAADVPASTIGAITPGSHTSFGPLKHVKAGLLDVSYAEVGPADGPVVILLHGWPYDIHSYADVAPALAEKGYRVLIPYARGYGDTRFLSAKTLRNGQPSALASDLIDFMDALKIKQAVLGGYDWGARTADIVAALWPERVKALVAVSGYLIGSQEAGKTPLPPAAELQWWYQFYFATERGRLGYEKNTHDFAKLIWKLASPKWNFDDATYDRSAAALQNPDHVAVSIFNYRWRLGLVKGEAKYAALEKKLAMFPSISVPTITLEGDANGAPHPPAEAYAKRFTGKYEYRLIDGGVGHNLPQEAPQAFAQAVIDADHLR is encoded by the coding sequence ATGGACACGACTCTGAACCAGCAATCCGTACCGCGCCATGGTCGTTTGCTCACCCCAGCCATCCTGGTGTTCGCGATGATGCAATTGGGCGCCTTGGGCTTCGCTTCGTCGCAGGCAAACGCCGCCGATGTACCTGCCAGCACCATCGGCGCCATTACACCGGGTAGTCACACCTCGTTCGGCCCGTTGAAGCACGTCAAGGCCGGCCTGCTGGACGTTTCCTATGCCGAGGTTGGTCCCGCCGATGGGCCGGTGGTCATCCTGCTGCATGGTTGGCCCTATGACATTCACAGCTACGCAGATGTAGCGCCAGCGCTGGCAGAGAAGGGCTATCGGGTGCTGATTCCGTACGCCCGCGGTTATGGCGATACGCGTTTCCTGTCGGCCAAGACCTTGCGCAACGGCCAGCCTTCTGCATTGGCAAGCGATCTGATCGATTTCATGGACGCGCTGAAGATCAAGCAGGCCGTGCTGGGCGGTTATGACTGGGGCGCACGTACCGCCGACATTGTCGCGGCCCTGTGGCCGGAGCGGGTGAAGGCGCTGGTGGCGGTGAGTGGCTACCTGATCGGCAGCCAAGAGGCCGGCAAGACACCGCTGCCACCGGCCGCCGAACTGCAGTGGTGGTATCAGTTCTATTTTGCGACAGAGCGTGGCCGCCTCGGTTACGAGAAAAACACCCACGACTTCGCCAAACTGATCTGGAAGCTGGCGTCACCCAAGTGGAACTTCGATGACGCGACGTATGACCGAAGCGCCGCCGCTTTGCAGAACCCCGATCATGTCGCCGTTTCAATCTTCAACTATCGCTGGCGCCTGGGCCTGGTCAAGGGCGAGGCCAAATACGCCGCGCTGGAAAAGAAACTGGCGATGTTCCCGTCGATCAGCGTGCCGACCATCACCTTGGAGGGTGATGCCAATGGCGCTCCTCATCCGCCCGCCGAAGCCTATGCCAAGCGTTTCACCGGTAAATACGAGTATCGCCTGATCGATGGCGGTGTCGGCCACAACTTGCCGCAAGAAGCACCGCAGGCTTTCGCCCAGGCCGTGATCGATGCTGATCATCTGCGCTAA
- a CDS encoding epoxide hydrolase family protein, producing MLAISSVCAWHRCLVHTARGSALSLALLAASPGAWATTVAVTPAGTVQSSESEAIRPYRIHVDDAKLAELRKRIADARWPDKETVNDVSQGVQLAQVQDLVKYWGNGYDWRKAEARLNALPEFITTIDGVDIQFIHVRSRHPNAMPLILTHGWPGSQFEFLKTIGPLTDPTAYGGRAEDAFDVVIPSIPGHGFSGKPTELGWGPDRVAKAWDVLMKRLGYTHYVSQGGDHGSVISDALGRLAPPGLLGIHLNMPATVPPELVKPINSGEPVPTGLSDPERTAYNSLSAFFGRNAAYGAMMVTRPQTIGYLLADSPSGTAAWMYEKFAAWTDSDGKPERVLSRDEMLDDISLYWLTDTGASSSRFYWENNNNNFSAAAQKTADIKVPVAITVFPHEIYRAPKTWAQRAYPSLSYFNEVNKGGHFAAWEQPQLFSEELREAFRPLRSTAKNTVAQTAH from the coding sequence ATGCTTGCAATTTCATCCGTTTGCGCCTGGCACCGTTGCCTGGTTCACACCGCCAGGGGCAGTGCGCTCAGTCTCGCACTGCTCGCTGCGAGCCCGGGTGCCTGGGCGACCACCGTCGCCGTCACGCCAGCCGGTACGGTTCAATCGTCTGAATCCGAGGCCATCCGCCCATACCGCATCCATGTCGACGACGCGAAGCTGGCTGAACTGCGAAAGCGCATTGCAGACGCCCGTTGGCCTGACAAGGAAACCGTCAATGACGTTTCCCAGGGCGTGCAACTGGCCCAGGTACAGGACCTGGTGAAGTATTGGGGCAACGGCTATGACTGGCGCAAGGCCGAGGCACGGCTCAATGCGTTGCCAGAATTCATCACCACGATCGATGGTGTCGATATCCAGTTCATCCATGTGCGTTCACGCCATCCCAACGCCATGCCGCTGATCCTTACCCATGGCTGGCCGGGGTCGCAATTCGAGTTCCTCAAGACCATCGGTCCGTTGACCGATCCGACCGCCTACGGGGGCCGTGCCGAGGACGCTTTCGACGTGGTGATTCCATCGATTCCAGGCCATGGCTTTTCCGGCAAACCGACCGAGTTGGGCTGGGGCCCGGACCGCGTGGCCAAGGCCTGGGACGTGCTGATGAAGCGCTTGGGCTACACCCATTACGTGTCCCAGGGCGGTGATCATGGGTCGGTTATCTCTGACGCCCTGGGCCGCCTGGCGCCGCCCGGTTTGCTGGGCATCCATTTGAACATGCCGGCGACCGTGCCGCCTGAGCTGGTGAAGCCGATCAACAGCGGCGAACCGGTACCGACCGGGTTGAGTGATCCGGAACGCACTGCCTACAACTCGCTGAGCGCCTTCTTCGGCCGCAATGCAGCCTACGGCGCAATGATGGTGACCCGGCCGCAGACCATCGGTTACCTGCTGGCAGATTCGCCCTCGGGTACAGCGGCATGGATGTACGAAAAGTTTGCCGCCTGGACTGACAGCGATGGCAAGCCAGAGCGTGTGCTCAGCCGCGATGAAATGCTCGACGACATCAGCCTGTACTGGCTGACGGACACCGGAGCGTCGTCCTCTCGTTTCTATTGGGAGAACAACAACAATAACTTCAGTGCGGCGGCGCAAAAAACCGCTGACATCAAGGTCCCGGTGGCGATCACCGTGTTCCCGCACGAAATCTATCGTGCACCGAAAACCTGGGCCCAACGCGCCTATCCATCGCTGTCCTACTTCAACGAAGTCAACAAGGGCGGCCATTTCGCTGCCTGGGAGCAGCCGCAACTGTTCAGCGAAGAGTTGCGCGAGGCATTCCGGCCACTGCGTAGCACCGCGAAAAATACCGTCGCCCAGACCGCTCATTAA
- a CDS encoding DUF2790 domain-containing protein — MNWKNLSIASLFAALSLGAVAANAQDSLKPHTYLHGDHLDVAKVLSVKQGSGCGVVETRMTYLDSTGQIQALDYSAIAQDCGQDN; from the coding sequence ATGAACTGGAAAAACCTCAGCATCGCTTCCTTGTTTGCCGCTCTGAGCCTTGGCGCTGTGGCGGCCAACGCCCAAGACAGCCTCAAGCCTCACACCTACCTGCATGGCGACCACCTGGATGTCGCCAAGGTGCTTTCGGTCAAGCAAGGTTCGGGCTGCGGCGTCGTCGAGACACGCATGACCTACCTGGACTCGACCGGCCAGATCCAGGCACTGGACTACAGCGCCATCGCCCAGGACTGCGGTCAGGACAATTGA
- a CDS encoding PatB family C-S lyase — MTFDFDTVLERHGTGSTKWSRYPADVLPMWVADMDFPAPTVIIDALRKRLEHPMLGYSVAQDNLRAAVVADLWSKYAWRVEPQQIVFLPGVEPGFNMALHALVEPQQNVVVQVPNYPPLRNAPGHWQLNKVELPFSPVNGEFHTPLAALRDALQGGGALLLSNPHNPLGKVFDRQELKAVADICLEQDAWIISDEIHAELCFDGRVHIPTASLSPEIAERTITLMSASKAFNIAGLKTSFAIIQNAKLRERVNSARAGMVDSVNALGLEATRAAYSEAGPWLEALKAYLQANRDYLVEAVNTRLPGITMTVPQGTYLAWLDCSGLGLDDPQAFFLKEAKVGLSAGLDFGDDAGQFVRLNFGCPRALLEEGIARMERSLKAKG; from the coding sequence ATGACTTTCGATTTCGACACGGTATTGGAGCGCCACGGCACCGGCAGTACCAAGTGGAGCCGCTACCCGGCCGATGTGTTGCCGATGTGGGTCGCCGATATGGACTTCCCCGCCCCGACCGTGATCATCGACGCGCTGCGCAAGCGCCTGGAACATCCGATGCTGGGCTACAGCGTGGCCCAGGACAATCTGCGTGCCGCCGTCGTGGCCGACCTGTGGAGCAAGTACGCCTGGCGCGTCGAGCCCCAGCAGATCGTGTTCCTGCCGGGTGTCGAACCGGGCTTCAACATGGCGCTGCATGCCTTGGTAGAACCCCAGCAGAATGTCGTGGTGCAGGTGCCCAACTACCCGCCGCTGCGCAACGCCCCGGGTCACTGGCAGTTGAACAAAGTGGAATTGCCCTTCAGCCCGGTCAACGGTGAATTCCACACGCCATTGGCAGCATTGCGCGACGCGTTGCAGGGCGGTGGCGCGCTGTTGCTGAGCAATCCTCACAACCCGCTGGGCAAGGTGTTTGACCGTCAGGAACTCAAGGCCGTGGCAGACATTTGCCTGGAGCAGGACGCCTGGATCATCTCTGACGAAATCCATGCCGAACTGTGCTTCGACGGCCGTGTGCACATTCCAACCGCCTCCCTCAGCCCGGAAATTGCCGAGCGCACCATCACCCTGATGTCCGCCAGCAAAGCCTTCAATATCGCCGGGTTGAAAACCTCGTTCGCCATTATCCAGAACGCCAAGCTGCGCGAACGGGTCAACAGTGCCCGGGCCGGCATGGTCGACAGCGTCAATGCCCTGGGCCTTGAAGCGACCCGTGCGGCCTATAGCGAAGCCGGCCCGTGGCTGGAGGCCTTGAAGGCGTATCTGCAAGCCAACCGTGATTACCTGGTCGAAGCGGTGAACACTCGCCTGCCGGGCATCACCATGACCGTGCCCCAGGGCACTTACCTGGCTTGGCTCGATTGCTCCGGGTTGGGACTGGATGACCCGCAGGCCTTCTTCCTGAAAGAAGCCAAGGTGGGACTGAGTGCCGGCCTGGACTTTGGTGACGACGCCGGGCAGTTCGTGCGCCTGAACTTCGGCTGCCCGCGGGCGCTGCTGGAGGAAGGCATCGCGCGGATGGAGCGCAGCCTGAAAGCCAAGGGCTGA
- a CDS encoding VOC family protein, which translates to MFSHIQIGARDLPKMVAFYDAVLGCLGLERIEGEHDSGPPGEGWQRPGRHWPQVFVQLPFNGLPATWGNGMQVSFAADSPQTVRAAWEQAIAMGGSDEGPPGPRPQYCEGYFGAYCRDPEGNKLCFVHAPDMQE; encoded by the coding sequence ATGTTCAGCCACATCCAGATCGGTGCGCGCGATCTGCCGAAAATGGTCGCCTTTTATGACGCAGTCCTCGGTTGCCTGGGGCTGGAGCGTATCGAGGGCGAGCACGACTCGGGCCCGCCGGGGGAGGGGTGGCAGCGGCCCGGCAGGCATTGGCCACAGGTTTTCGTCCAGTTGCCTTTCAACGGGCTGCCCGCCACGTGGGGCAATGGCATGCAAGTGAGCTTCGCCGCCGACTCCCCGCAAACCGTGCGTGCTGCCTGGGAGCAGGCGATTGCCATGGGCGGCTCCGACGAAGGCCCACCCGGCCCTAGGCCGCAGTATTGCGAAGGTTATTTCGGGGCGTATTGCCGCGATCCGGAGGGGAACAAGCTGTGCTTTGTCCATGCGCCGGATATGCAGGAGTAA
- a CDS encoding SDR family oxidoreductase → MVEYPFPPFPKQSQPVPGSQRKMDPYPDCGEQSYTGSGRLANKIALITGADSGIGRAVAIAFAREGADVAIAYLDEHEDAKETARWVEQAGRQCLLLPGDLANKDQCRKIVDETVARFGHIDVLVNNAAFQMTHESLEEISDEEWVRTFDINITAMFRICQAAVPHMKSGGSIINTSSVNSDMPKPTLLAYATTKGAIANFTGGLAQMLGPKGIRVNSVAPGPIWTPLIVATMPEEEVQNFGSQTPLGRPGQPVEVAPIYVLLASDEGSYISGTRYGITGGKPIL, encoded by the coding sequence ATGGTCGAATACCCTTTTCCACCTTTCCCGAAACAAAGCCAACCGGTGCCCGGCAGCCAGCGGAAAATGGACCCCTACCCGGACTGCGGCGAACAGAGCTACACCGGCTCCGGCCGACTGGCGAATAAAATCGCCCTGATCACCGGCGCCGACAGCGGCATCGGGCGCGCCGTCGCCATTGCGTTTGCCCGTGAGGGCGCGGACGTGGCGATTGCCTATCTGGACGAGCATGAAGACGCCAAGGAAACCGCGCGCTGGGTCGAGCAGGCCGGACGCCAATGCCTGTTGCTGCCCGGTGACCTGGCAAACAAGGACCAGTGCCGCAAAATCGTCGATGAAACCGTCGCCCGCTTCGGGCATATAGACGTCCTGGTCAACAATGCCGCGTTCCAGATGACCCATGAAAGTCTTGAGGAAATATCCGACGAAGAATGGGTGCGCACCTTCGATATCAACATCACGGCGATGTTCAGGATCTGCCAGGCCGCCGTGCCGCACATGAAGTCGGGGGGCTCGATCATCAACACCAGTTCGGTCAACTCCGACATGCCCAAGCCAACGCTGCTGGCGTATGCCACTACCAAGGGCGCCATCGCCAACTTCACCGGCGGCCTGGCGCAAATGCTCGGCCCCAAGGGCATCCGTGTGAACAGCGTGGCACCAGGACCGATCTGGACGCCGCTGATCGTGGCGACCATGCCCGAGGAAGAGGTACAGAATTTCGGTTCCCAGACCCCGCTCGGCCGCCCCGGCCAACCGGTTGAAGTGGCGCCGATCTATGTGTTGCTCGCCTCGGATGAAGGTAGCTACATCTCCGGGACTCGCTATGGGATCACCGGGGGTAAGCCGATACTGTAG
- a CDS encoding CinA family protein, whose amino-acid sequence MTVAQILIDYLREHDLRLTTAESCTAGQIVTLLAEVPGSGSLIESGYVVYSPEAKQRLLGVSPRTIETFNLTSREVAEEMALGALHDANANVAVATTGLLGPDDKDGIPAGTVCFAWAFDLNGQRALFSRCERFFGSRGQVQLWAAQYALQQLPIFHQRAVVGERR is encoded by the coding sequence ATGACTGTTGCCCAAATCCTGATTGATTATCTACGCGAGCATGACCTGCGCCTGACCACGGCCGAGTCCTGTACCGCCGGGCAGATCGTCACGTTACTGGCCGAGGTGCCGGGCAGTGGTTCACTGATCGAAAGCGGTTATGTGGTGTATTCCCCTGAAGCTAAACAGCGCTTGCTCGGTGTCAGTCCACGCACCATCGAGACCTTCAATCTAACCAGCCGGGAAGTCGCCGAGGAAATGGCCCTCGGAGCCTTGCACGATGCCAACGCCAATGTGGCGGTGGCAACCACCGGCCTGCTCGGGCCAGACGACAAGGACGGTATTCCGGCCGGCACGGTCTGTTTTGCCTGGGCGTTCGATCTGAACGGCCAGCGAGCGCTGTTCAGCCGCTGCGAACGGTTCTTTGGCAGTCGCGGCCAGGTGCAACTGTGGGCAGCGCAATACGCGTTGCAGCAATTACCGATCTTTCACCAGCGGGCTGTGGTCGGTGAGCGTCGGTGA
- the ligD gene encoding DNA ligase D, protein MSRKTLDDYNRMRDFAATPEPAAKRSRKSARTAHALQFCIQKHDASRLHYDFRLELDGALKSWAVPKGPSLDPKAKRLAVHVEDHPLDYATFEGNIPEGHYGAGDVIVWDRGVWIPQGDPHEGYETGRLKFELQGEKLSGLWNLVRTHMPGKQEQWFLIKHQDEAARPENEYDVAQAEPDSVLSDRTLVPRRRGKAASAKAVKQAEKAAQPKSPKRSSKTTLNGAVPGPLPETLKPELATLVESAPDGEWLYEIKFDGYRVMARIEDGHVRLLTRNGHDWTHKLPRQAEALAALGLESAWLDGEMVVANEQGVPDFQALQNAFEANSSGKIAYYLFDLPYLNGMDLRKVPVQERRAALAAVLEPSESPLLRFSDAFEETPAALLDSACQMQMEGLIGKRIGSAYVSRRSNDWIKLKCKNRQEFVVVGFSDPKGARSAFGALLLGLHDADSGQLRYAGKVGTGFNESTLKSIYQQLLPLETKKAAVVNPPTGYEAKGVHWLEPTLLAEVAFAEMTKDGSVRHAVFHGLRNDKPAKDITQELAKPVKKTAAAKKTKAKDEPGPTPAKTKSKAKAPALDGKVRITHPERVIDASSGTTKLQLAEYYASVAEFILPELADRPVALVRAPDGIAGELFFQKNSERLAIPGIVSLDKELTGQPVMIINNAEALIGAVQMSTVELHTWNATSVDLDKPDRFVLDLDPDPALPWKSMVEATQLTLSVLDELGLKAFLKTSGGKGIHVVVPLTRKLGWDEVKGFSHAIVSHMAKLLPDRFSAVSGPKNRVGRIFIDYLRNGLGATTICAYAARTREGLPVSVPIFREEVAELKGANLWNVHNVHERLAEVGHEPWAGLKKTRQSITAEMRRRIGMKK, encoded by the coding sequence ATGAGCCGCAAGACCCTGGATGACTACAACCGCATGCGTGACTTCGCCGCCACCCCGGAACCGGCGGCGAAGCGCTCGCGCAAATCGGCAAGAACCGCCCATGCCTTGCAGTTCTGTATTCAAAAACACGATGCTTCGCGGCTGCATTACGACTTTCGGCTGGAGCTGGACGGTGCGCTCAAGAGTTGGGCGGTGCCCAAGGGACCTTCCCTTGACCCGAAAGCCAAGCGCCTGGCCGTGCATGTCGAAGACCATCCGCTGGATTACGCCACGTTCGAGGGCAACATCCCTGAAGGCCATTACGGCGCCGGTGACGTGATCGTCTGGGACCGAGGCGTCTGGATTCCCCAGGGCGATCCCCACGAAGGCTATGAAACAGGCCGGCTCAAGTTCGAACTGCAAGGTGAAAAGCTCAGCGGCCTGTGGAACCTGGTGCGCACCCACATGCCTGGCAAGCAGGAGCAGTGGTTCCTGATCAAGCATCAGGACGAGGCTGCCCGGCCCGAGAACGAATATGACGTGGCCCAGGCCGAACCGGACAGCGTGCTCAGCGATCGTACACTCGTGCCCAGGCGCCGTGGCAAGGCCGCTTCAGCCAAAGCGGTGAAACAAGCGGAAAAAGCCGCCCAGCCGAAATCGCCGAAACGCTCATCGAAGACCACCCTCAACGGCGCGGTCCCCGGTCCGTTGCCGGAAACCCTCAAGCCGGAACTGGCGACACTGGTGGAAAGCGCGCCCGACGGTGAATGGCTCTATGAGATCAAGTTCGACGGTTACCGGGTCATGGCGCGGATCGAAGACGGCCACGTCAGACTGCTGACCCGCAACGGTCACGACTGGACCCATAAGTTGCCACGGCAGGCTGAGGCCTTGGCCGCGCTGGGATTGGAATCAGCCTGGCTCGACGGTGAAATGGTGGTCGCCAACGAACAGGGCGTGCCGGATTTCCAGGCCTTGCAGAACGCCTTCGAGGCCAATAGCAGCGGCAAGATCGCCTATTACCTGTTCGACCTGCCGTACCTTAATGGTATGGATTTGCGCAAAGTGCCGGTGCAAGAGCGTCGGGCTGCATTGGCCGCGGTGCTGGAACCCAGCGAAAGCCCCTTGCTGCGGTTTTCCGATGCCTTTGAAGAAACCCCTGCTGCGCTGCTCGACAGTGCCTGCCAGATGCAGATGGAAGGGTTGATCGGCAAGCGCATCGGCAGTGCCTATGTGTCCAGGCGCAGCAACGACTGGATCAAGCTCAAGTGCAAGAATCGCCAGGAATTCGTGGTGGTGGGCTTCAGCGATCCCAAGGGGGCACGCAGTGCCTTTGGTGCCTTGTTGCTGGGGCTGCATGATGCCGACAGTGGCCAGCTGCGCTACGCCGGCAAGGTTGGTACCGGGTTCAACGAAAGCACCCTTAAAAGCATCTACCAGCAACTGCTGCCCCTGGAGACGAAGAAGGCCGCCGTGGTGAATCCGCCAACCGGTTACGAAGCCAAGGGCGTGCACTGGCTCGAACCGACACTGTTGGCCGAAGTGGCCTTTGCCGAAATGACCAAGGACGGCTCGGTGCGCCATGCGGTCTTCCATGGCCTGCGCAACGACAAGCCGGCCAAGGACATTACCCAGGAGCTTGCCAAGCCCGTGAAAAAAACCGCTGCGGCAAAAAAAACCAAAGCCAAGGATGAGCCCGGCCCGACACCCGCCAAAACCAAGAGCAAGGCCAAGGCACCGGCCTTGGACGGCAAGGTCCGTATCACCCACCCGGAGCGGGTCATTGATGCCAGCAGCGGCACCACCAAGCTGCAACTGGCCGAGTACTACGCCAGCGTGGCCGAATTCATCCTGCCGGAACTGGCGGATCGGCCGGTGGCCTTGGTCAGGGCGCCGGATGGCATCGCCGGTGAGCTGTTTTTCCAGAAGAACTCCGAGCGCCTGGCGATTCCCGGCATCGTCAGCCTGGACAAGGAACTGACGGGGCAGCCGGTGATGATCATCAATAACGCTGAGGCGCTGATCGGCGCGGTGCAGATGAGCACGGTGGAGCTGCACACCTGGAATGCGACGTCCGTCGACCTGGACAAGCCTGACCGCTTCGTCCTCGACCTTGACCCGGACCCGGCGTTGCCCTGGAAAAGCATGGTCGAGGCGACGCAGCTCACGTTATCGGTGCTCGATGAGCTGGGGCTCAAGGCGTTTCTCAAGACCAGTGGTGGCAAGGGCATCCATGTGGTGGTGCCGCTGACGCGTAAATTGGGTTGGGACGAGGTCAAGGGGTTCAGCCATGCGATTGTCAGTCACATGGCCAAGCTGCTGCCGGACCGTTTTTCGGCGGTGTCCGGGCCGAAGAACCGGGTAGGGCGGATTTTCATCGATTACCTGCGCAATGGATTGGGCGCTACCACCATTTGCGCGTATGCCGCCCGCACCCGGGAAGGTTTGCCGGTGTCGGTGCCGATCTTTCGCGAAGAGGTGGCCGAGCTCAAGGGGGCGAACCTGTGGAACGTGCACAACGTCCATGAACGCCTGGCTGAAGTGGGCCATGAGCCTTGGGCAGGGCTGAAGAAAACACGCCAGAGCATTACCGCTGAGATGCGCAGGCGTATCGGCATGAAGAAGTAA
- a CDS encoding carboxylate-amine ligase — protein MNRRMKFGIEEEYFITDLQTRCMPGEPPAEAIAACQAELGKHFAHEMFLCQVEMASPIFRSLPEAADYLSQVRTGLNQRLAPYGLGLLSAGSHPMATQVLQPTDELHFQQLFDDYQRVARRSVLSGLHVHVEVPATQDRVRVMNEILPWLPMFLALSASSPFWNGAYSGFSSYRQVACDEWPRMGVPELFEDESAFASYVDMLMRTGSIRQPSDCWWVIRPSSRYPTLELRICDACPRVDDVLCLVSLFRLMVAHAVAQRRPGARYSQMSQWILKENRWRAKRHGILAEFIVEGQEQPMLIGEWLALAEQTFGETAAELGVQDVFKQVRRMVQEGTSADRQIVLFEQGLLLGDSVEQALSRVVDQLLAQTAGLPVADPALQQVAGGA, from the coding sequence ATGAACAGGCGCATGAAATTCGGCATTGAAGAGGAGTATTTCATTACCGATCTGCAAACCCGTTGCATGCCGGGTGAACCACCCGCGGAGGCTATCGCTGCGTGCCAGGCCGAGCTGGGCAAGCATTTCGCCCATGAAATGTTCCTGTGCCAGGTCGAGATGGCATCGCCCATCTTTCGCAGCCTCCCCGAGGCCGCCGACTACCTGAGCCAGGTGCGTACGGGCTTGAACCAACGGTTGGCGCCGTATGGCCTGGGTCTGCTCAGCGCCGGCTCACACCCGATGGCGACCCAAGTGCTGCAACCCACCGACGAGCTGCATTTCCAGCAACTGTTCGATGATTACCAGCGGGTGGCGCGGCGCAGCGTGCTGTCGGGCCTGCATGTGCATGTCGAAGTCCCGGCCACCCAGGATCGGGTGCGGGTCATGAATGAGATCCTGCCCTGGTTGCCGATGTTCCTGGCCTTGAGCGCTTCATCGCCGTTCTGGAACGGTGCCTACAGTGGCTTTAGCAGCTACCGACAAGTGGCCTGCGATGAATGGCCGCGAATGGGCGTGCCGGAGCTTTTCGAAGACGAGTCGGCGTTCGCCAGCTACGTCGACATGCTCATGCGCACCGGGTCCATTCGCCAACCCAGCGATTGCTGGTGGGTGATACGGCCTTCCTCACGTTATCCCACGCTGGAACTGCGCATTTGCGATGCCTGTCCTCGGGTTGACGACGTCCTGTGCCTCGTCTCGCTGTTTCGCCTGATGGTGGCCCATGCCGTGGCGCAGCGCCGTCCGGGCGCCCGCTACAGCCAGATGTCCCAGTGGATCCTCAAGGAGAATCGCTGGCGGGCCAAGCGCCACGGGATCCTCGCCGAGTTTATCGTCGAGGGGCAGGAGCAGCCGATGCTGATCGGAGAATGGCTCGCCCTGGCGGAGCAGACCTTTGGTGAAACCGCCGCAGAACTGGGTGTCCAGGACGTGTTCAAGCAGGTGCGCCGTATGGTGCAAGAAGGCACCAGTGCCGACCGACAAATTGTCCTCTTCGAACAGGGGCTGCTACTGGGCGATTCCGTCGAACAGGCCTTGAGCCGCGTGGTCGATCAATTACTCGCGCAAACCGCTGGGCTGCCGGTCGCCGACCCGGCGTTGCAACAGGTGGCAGGTGGTGCATGA